The Clostridiales bacterium DNA segment ATCCATAGATATTGGTATAATATTCCTTTTACCAGTAATTTGTCAGGTAGCACAACAGATGATTTTATTAATTTGTTAAAACAGGAGAGGAATTTCAAGGCAAATACCGCCAACGCGCAGACAAAAGAGGCTATGGAGTATATTAAAAATCATTATAATGAAGATATTGAACTGAATACGCTTGCAAATGCCTTATATATCAGCGAGTATTATTTGTGCCATATTTTCAAGGAGATTACAGGCATAACCGTCAGGGATTATATAACAGAGTACCGGATAAAAAAGGCCAAGCAGTTTTTAAGGGATAAAAAGTATAAGGTGTATGAAGTCGGGATGATGGTGGGTTACAATGATTCGAGATATTTTAGCCAGGTATTTAAAAGGATTACCGGAATGACTCCGAAGGAGTACAGCGTAAATTCCATATACGAAAGGTAGAGCTTACGTGTTTAATTTGCGTTTTCTTAAGATAAGACAGAGGGTATTTGCGATCTTCTTTGTTGTGCTAACATTATCTGCCACAATTATTTTTCAATCATACAAAATTATTACTCAGAATGTTATAAAGGATTATCTTTTCAGATATATTAACATATCTCAAAGCGAAATTGAGAGAAATCTCAAACTGCAGATAGATCAGGTAAATATGTTTGCATCAAGGTTGCTTATAAACAGCGATATATATATTCTGCTGAATGACAAGAAATCCTCTTACGATTCGAAGGAGCAGGGGCTAAAGAATATAATAGACAATCAGGTGATAAACAAGAATATAATAGGATATATATATATAATCGGCAAGGACGGGAATGTATATTTTTATGGCGATAAACAAAATATAGAGCCTCCAGACAAAAAGTATGTTGAGAGTTTGAGAAGCAGCGTCCCTCAATGGGGCTCCATAAAAAAAGATGATGACGGCAATGCTTATATTCTAAACGGCAGAAAGTTCTATAATTTTTACACCGGCCAAAGCATAGGGTATATGGTTATATATATAAAAGAAAGTTCTCTTTTTAATATGTATAACAGCATGATAAAGGACTGGGGCTATTCATTTTTAGTCGAGCATGACAGATATATTATATCATATCCGGATAAAAGCATTATAGGCGATAGGATATTTGACAAAGACACATTTGATTTTTCTCAAAATGAGTATTACAAGATATTAAAATATAACGGCAATAATACCATAATAACCATGTACGACATGGGAGACGATCTGAAAAGTTTGGGAATCGACTGGAAAATGTACAGCATAATATCGGACGGGGTATTGTTCAAAAATATAAGAAGAATAAATATATTCGCCGCTGTATTTCAAGCAATAATAATCATTTTTTCTCTGTTTTTGGCATATTTATTATCCCGAAATATAATAGATCCCCTTTCCAGGCTGAATAAAAAGCTAAGAACTTTCGGAAAAAACAGCGCTGATGTAAGCTTGTTCAAGCTTGGCAATAAGGACGAACTCTGGGTAATAGAAAAGAGCTTTAACGACATGGTTACCAGGATAAACGATTTAATCGAGCAGAATAAGGAAGCGATGGAAAGGCAGAGGGAGACGGAATTGACGGCACTGCAGGCCCAGATAAACCCGCATTTTATATATAACACACTCGACACCATAGGTTGGATGGCTAAAGTACAAAACCAATTCGATATTGAAAGCCTGGTTATAGCATTAGCCACATTTTTCAGGCTGTGCCTGCATAAAGGGGAAAAATTTATTACAGTAAATGAAGAGATCAAGCTTGTAGCAAGTTACTTGAATATACAGCAGGTGAGATTTCCCGGAAAATTTGACGTATCATACGATGTATCCGATGATATAAAAAATATAAAGATACTCAAGCTTATCCTACAGCCTCTTGTTGAAAATGCCATAACTCACGGTTTAAGCGAAAAAAGGGGCAAAGGGCATATACAGATAAGAGGCTATAGAACCGGTGATGATATAACATTTGAGGTTTATGACGACGGAATAGGATTTGACCCTAAAATGGCCGATAATGTCGCTAAATCATACAGAGGCGGAGGTTATGGCATAAAAAATGTGGATGAAAGAATAAA contains these protein-coding regions:
- a CDS encoding sensor histidine kinase, encoding MFNLRFLKIRQRVFAIFFVVLTLSATIIFQSYKIITQNVIKDYLFRYINISQSEIERNLKLQIDQVNMFASRLLINSDIYILLNDKKSSYDSKEQGLKNIIDNQVINKNIIGYIYIIGKDGNVYFYGDKQNIEPPDKKYVESLRSSVPQWGSIKKDDDGNAYILNGRKFYNFYTGQSIGYMVIYIKESSLFNMYNSMIKDWGYSFLVEHDRYIISYPDKSIIGDRIFDKDTFDFSQNEYYKILKYNGNNTIITMYDMGDDLKSLGIDWKMYSIISDGVLFKNIRRINIFAAVFQAIIIIFSLFLAYLLSRNIIDPLSRLNKKLRTFGKNSADVSLFKLGNKDELWVIEKSFNDMVTRINDLIEQNKEAMERQRETELTALQAQINPHFIYNTLDTIGWMAKVQNQFDIESLVIALATFFRLCLHKGEKFITVNEEIKLVASYLNIQQVRFPGKFDVSYDVSDDIKNIKILKLILQPLVENAITHGLSEKRGKGHIQIRGYRTGDDITFEVYDDGIGFDPKMADNVAKSYRGGGYGIKNVDERIKLEYGNSYGINIYSKIGSGTKAIVKIKSSSPT
- a CDS encoding AraC family transcriptional regulator, whose amino-acid sequence is IHRYWYNIPFTSNLSGSTTDDFINLLKQERNFKANTANAQTKEAMEYIKNHYNEDIELNTLANALYISEYYLCHIFKEITGITVRDYITEYRIKKAKQFLRDKKYKVYEVGMMVGYNDSRYFSQVFKRITGMTPKEYSVNSIYER